A genomic region of Mycolicibacterium poriferae contains the following coding sequences:
- a CDS encoding class I SAM-dependent methyltransferase, which translates to MDVAGLAPIEQTALLTEYARALDSAHAHPILADPLAGATVAQIDCDFTSLGATASVVALVALRAKMLDERIRAFVAAHSDAVVVDLGSGFNSALHRVDPPATVDWYSVDLPAVIALREALLPEHASARSVAASVLESTWLKPIPATRPTLVFADGLFAFLDESAVMSVMRDVTGHFASGILAFNDYGPVSKLNQLMGRLSTSRNANSPHTQWKFAGFKDAHTPQLWNPALQLIEEASGMHRPEARLFPAGLRVAARLSHRVPAIARKARIVQYRF; encoded by the coding sequence ATGGATGTCGCGGGTCTCGCACCGATCGAGCAGACTGCCCTGCTCACCGAGTACGCCCGGGCGCTGGACAGTGCACATGCTCACCCGATCCTCGCCGATCCGCTCGCGGGCGCGACGGTGGCTCAGATCGACTGTGACTTCACGAGTCTGGGCGCCACCGCCAGTGTGGTGGCGCTCGTGGCGCTGCGCGCCAAAATGCTCGACGAACGGATCCGCGCCTTCGTCGCCGCGCACTCCGACGCCGTCGTGGTCGACCTGGGATCGGGATTCAACAGCGCGCTCCATCGGGTCGACCCGCCGGCCACCGTGGACTGGTACAGCGTGGACCTGCCTGCGGTCATCGCCCTGCGCGAGGCGCTGTTACCGGAGCACGCCAGTGCGCGCTCCGTCGCCGCGTCGGTCCTGGAATCGACGTGGCTAAAACCCATTCCGGCCACCCGGCCCACACTGGTCTTCGCCGACGGCCTGTTCGCGTTCCTCGACGAGTCCGCGGTGATGTCGGTGATGCGCGACGTCACCGGCCACTTCGCTTCCGGGATCCTGGCATTCAACGACTACGGACCGGTGAGCAAGCTCAATCAGCTGATGGGCAGGCTCAGCACGTCCAGGAACGCGAACTCCCCGCACACCCAGTGGAAGTTCGCCGGTTTCAAGGACGCCCACACGCCCCAACTCTGGAACCCCGCCCTGCAGTTGATCGAGGAGGCCAGTGGCATGCACCGGCCCGAGGCGCGACTGTTCCCGGCCGGCCTCCGCGTGGCCGCCAGGTTGTCTCACCGGGTTCCGGCGATCGCGCGCAAGGCCAGGATCGTGCAGTACCGGTTCTAA
- a CDS encoding PE-PPE domain-containing protein — MGSGTNGTGVRRRRSRWLAAAVATVPLVALPATAVGLTGISGSAVASAAEFDYFPPEPARVLTLSLIPHGNDDDLQGVMCQSPRTCEMVQNSYLSKTLAVNNLDEALRDGTTGRQYVFAYSQGARVVSLWLQTRSQVEGAPTPDDLGFVLMGNPGRKYGGADGDWDQVIPDTEYHVIDVSRQYDAASDFPDNPFNLLALLNANAGFLFVHQDYEDVDIYDPANYVWTEGNTTYVYVPTKNLPLLEPLRWVGLSALADALNEPLKEIVERAYDRSYLPAQPGLPEPAPEPEPEPEAPGEDDGSVDDGPAQPAATLAAAKTTIDGPKDVTDGEAAGGETVGSDQSESGDELTNTETDPNTSDVESSDPETGALEPGDLGTDDLGTDDLASGDLDTGDLDSESLDDSESLDEDAALTDADLQTEEAQEDDEKDRQETGDKGTTGSSGESAEGAGDSGSAASSAGESDGSDE; from the coding sequence ATGGGGTCAGGCACAAACGGCACCGGGGTGCGACGGCGGCGGTCGCGCTGGTTAGCTGCTGCGGTGGCGACGGTGCCGCTGGTGGCGCTGCCGGCGACCGCGGTGGGGCTGACCGGGATCTCTGGATCTGCGGTGGCGTCGGCCGCCGAATTCGACTATTTCCCGCCGGAGCCTGCGCGCGTGCTGACCTTGAGCCTGATCCCCCACGGCAACGACGACGACTTGCAGGGGGTGATGTGCCAGTCGCCCCGCACCTGCGAAATGGTGCAGAACTCGTATCTGTCGAAAACGCTGGCCGTGAACAACCTCGACGAGGCTCTGCGGGACGGGACGACTGGGCGCCAGTACGTCTTCGCCTACAGCCAGGGTGCCCGGGTGGTGTCCCTCTGGCTGCAGACCCGCTCCCAGGTCGAGGGCGCCCCGACACCCGACGATCTGGGCTTCGTGCTGATGGGCAACCCGGGACGCAAGTACGGCGGCGCGGACGGTGACTGGGACCAGGTGATCCCCGATACCGAGTATCACGTCATCGACGTGTCCCGCCAGTACGACGCCGCCTCCGACTTCCCCGACAACCCGTTCAACCTGCTGGCCCTGCTCAACGCCAACGCCGGTTTCCTGTTCGTGCACCAGGATTACGAGGACGTCGACATCTACGATCCGGCGAACTATGTGTGGACCGAAGGCAACACCACCTACGTCTACGTGCCGACCAAGAACCTGCCACTACTGGAACCGTTGCGATGGGTCGGGTTGTCGGCACTGGCCGATGCGCTCAACGAACCGCTGAAGGAGATCGTCGAACGCGCCTACGACCGGTCCTACCTGCCCGCGCAGCCGGGTCTTCCGGAGCCGGCACCCGAGCCCGAACCGGAACCCGAGGCGCCGGGCGAGGACGACGGCTCTGTCGACGACGGCCCGGCGCAGCCGGCGGCCACGCTGGCCGCTGCGAAAACGACCATCGACGGGCCCAAGGATGTCACCGACGGGGAGGCTGCCGGCGGCGAGACCGTAGGAAGCGATCAGTCGGAGAGTGGCGACGAGCTGACGAATACCGAGACGGACCCGAACACCAGCGATGTGGAATCCAGCGATCCGGAAACGGGAGCCCTGGAACCCGGCGACCTGGGCACCGACGACCTGGGCACTGACGATCTGGCATCCGGCGATCTGGATACGGGCGATCTCGACTCCGAATCCCTCGACGACTCCGAGTCCCTGGACGAGGACGCTGCTCTCACCGATGCCGACCTGCAGACCGAGGAAGCCCAGGAGGACGACGAAAAGGACCGGCAGGAGACAGGCGACAAGGGCACCACGGGTTCCTCCGGCGAGAGTGCTGAGGGTGCCGGTGATTCCGGGTCCGCGGCTTCCAGCGCCGGTGAGTCTGACGGCTCGGACGAGTAG
- a CDS encoding cutinase family protein: MLLRRMLGAMCAAVSVPLAVPFAMPLATAQPCPDIEVIFARGTGAPAGLGWLGDEFVESLRGKVGDRTVGAYAVNYPASFDFDTSAPAGAADAAGRVRYMADNCPDTKLVLGGNSQGAGVIDLITVDPKPLGRFTPTPMPPDVADHVAAVAVFGNPLRDIRGGGPLPELSGVYGPKTIDLCGLDDPFCSSGLNFAAHFSYVKNGMVDQATSFVADRVR; encoded by the coding sequence ATGCTGTTGAGGCGAATGCTCGGTGCAATGTGCGCGGCGGTGTCGGTTCCCCTTGCGGTGCCCTTCGCGATGCCTCTCGCAACGGCCCAACCGTGTCCCGACATCGAGGTGATCTTCGCGCGCGGTACCGGCGCTCCGGCGGGCCTCGGATGGCTCGGCGACGAATTCGTAGAGTCGCTGCGCGGCAAGGTGGGCGACCGCACGGTGGGCGCCTACGCGGTCAACTATCCGGCGAGCTTCGACTTCGACACCTCCGCGCCGGCGGGCGCCGCCGACGCGGCCGGGCGGGTGCGGTACATGGCCGACAACTGCCCCGACACGAAGCTGGTGCTCGGCGGTAACTCGCAGGGAGCGGGCGTGATCGACCTGATCACCGTCGACCCCAAGCCCCTCGGTCGTTTCACCCCGACCCCGATGCCGCCGGACGTCGCCGACCACGTCGCCGCGGTCGCTGTGTTCGGAAACCCGCTGCGCGATATCCGCGGCGGCGGACCTCTTCCCGAACTCAGCGGTGTGTACGGTCCGAAGACGATCGACCTGTGCGGGCTCGACGACCCGTTCTGCTCGTCCGGATTGAACTTTGCCGCGCACTTCTCCTACGTCAAGAACGGCATGGTCGACCAGGCCACCTCGTTCGTCGCTGACCGGGTGCGCTGA
- a CDS encoding flavin-containing monooxygenase, translated as MGVPEYDVVVVGAGFGGMGAAIQLKKMGYDNILIVDREDDLGGTWHVNHYPGLAVDIPSPTYSYWFEPNPNWSRLYAPGPELKLYADHVADKYDVRRHMRFNTPVEGARWDEDGQFWQVALSSGETLTARFLITATGYLSQPRKPDIPGIEDFEGRVVHSMDWDDDYSPAGERIGLIGTGATAVQLIPELAKQAAALTVYQRTPIHVVPKIDFPIPVGLRRLFARIPLLQRAFRFTTDINLEVMMILSVLNFKNFRQLNTFASYLSQALRFVSIRDKDLRAKLTPSYEFGCKRPTYSNSYYRTLAKPNVALQTAGIERVEKDGIVACDGTKVQIDTLVLCTGFDLWEANIPAIEVIGRDARNLGKWWRDNGFQAYQGVTVPAFPNFLSLAGPYASSGLSYFNTMEYQMRHMDRLFGELHRRNATTFEVTDEANAAFRDRMAVALENTVFRLGDCAGSRSYYFSPSGETLVRPASTNQTNRENDTFAFTDYTFD; from the coding sequence ATGGGAGTACCTGAGTACGACGTGGTCGTCGTCGGCGCCGGCTTCGGCGGGATGGGCGCGGCGATCCAGCTCAAGAAAATGGGCTACGACAACATCCTGATCGTCGACCGCGAGGACGATCTCGGCGGTACGTGGCACGTCAACCACTATCCGGGGCTGGCGGTCGACATCCCGTCACCCACCTACTCCTACTGGTTCGAACCCAACCCGAACTGGTCGCGTCTGTATGCCCCCGGCCCCGAGCTGAAGCTCTACGCCGACCATGTCGCCGACAAGTACGACGTGCGCCGCCACATGCGCTTCAACACCCCGGTCGAGGGTGCCCGGTGGGACGAGGACGGGCAGTTCTGGCAGGTGGCCCTGTCCAGCGGCGAGACCCTGACCGCGCGATTCCTGATCACCGCGACCGGTTATCTGTCCCAGCCCCGTAAGCCCGACATCCCCGGCATCGAGGATTTCGAGGGCCGCGTCGTGCACAGCATGGACTGGGACGACGACTACTCCCCCGCCGGTGAGCGGATCGGGTTGATCGGTACCGGGGCCACTGCGGTGCAGCTCATTCCCGAGCTGGCCAAGCAGGCCGCCGCGCTGACGGTGTACCAGCGCACCCCGATCCACGTCGTGCCCAAGATCGACTTCCCGATCCCGGTCGGACTGCGCCGCCTGTTTGCCCGCATTCCTTTGCTGCAGCGGGCGTTCCGGTTCACCACCGACATCAATCTCGAAGTGATGATGATTCTGTCGGTGCTGAACTTCAAGAACTTCCGTCAGCTGAACACGTTCGCGTCCTACCTTTCGCAGGCGCTGCGCTTCGTCTCCATCCGCGACAAGGATCTGCGGGCCAAGCTGACCCCCAGCTACGAATTCGGCTGCAAGAGGCCGACCTACTCCAACTCGTACTACCGCACCCTGGCCAAACCCAATGTCGCGCTGCAGACGGCGGGAATCGAACGGGTCGAGAAGGACGGCATCGTCGCCTGCGACGGAACCAAGGTGCAGATCGACACCCTCGTACTGTGCACCGGCTTCGACCTGTGGGAGGCCAACATCCCGGCCATCGAGGTCATCGGCCGAGACGCCCGCAACCTCGGAAAGTGGTGGCGAGACAACGGCTTCCAGGCCTATCAGGGCGTCACGGTGCCGGCGTTCCCGAACTTCCTGAGCCTGGCCGGGCCGTACGCGTCCAGTGGCCTGTCCTACTTCAACACCATGGAATACCAGATGCGCCACATGGACCGCCTGTTCGGGGAGTTGCATCGGCGCAACGCCACGACCTTCGAGGTCACCGACGAAGCCAATGCCGCATTCCGCGATCGCATGGCGGTGGCGCTGGAGAACACCGTGTTTCGGCTCGGCGACTGCGCGGGTTCGCGTTCGTACTATTTCAGCCCCAGCGGCGAGACGCTGGTGCGCCCCGCATCGACCAACCAGACCAACCGGGAGAACGACACGTTCGCGTTCACGGACTACACGTTCGACTGA
- a CDS encoding PE-PPE domain-containing protein produces MIGGLDTPQLHDIIMAQILGDLTHGQERVSVNWPAEAGPYTGRDDLTLGQSIAVGIDNLNAEITAALGRLTRDENGNVLNGEKVTVIGLSAGSLVTTEVLRQMAADPNAVGADEISFYLVADSSRQELIKDSKYNPKYDYTYQPAPDTVYDTHVITGEFDGLADMPDRWWNLTAVVNAMAGAIVVHIPVMFADLDDVPAENITVKTNALGGTTTHYLVPTEELPLVTLLPFLKPMEESLRASVERGYKRYDDVPSAARTASVATVAAEPAEDTTVSEPVKAVEAAVEESADTEDTAPVDVADTVEVVETDADDTEKVTELSDEIEVAKDDDEAVEETVAEAAEEEAAEEEALEEALADDAAEAESAKEEDAAEDATASDDSDAAADDSDTGADSDTGDDSSSDDSGSASSGSDE; encoded by the coding sequence GTGATCGGCGGTCTGGACACGCCGCAGCTGCACGACATCATCATGGCCCAGATCCTGGGCGACCTCACCCACGGCCAGGAGCGCGTCAGCGTGAACTGGCCGGCCGAGGCCGGGCCCTACACCGGCAGAGACGACCTGACGCTGGGCCAGTCCATCGCCGTGGGCATCGACAACCTCAACGCCGAGATCACTGCCGCCCTGGGCCGCCTGACCCGCGACGAGAACGGCAATGTCCTCAACGGTGAGAAGGTCACCGTGATCGGGCTGTCGGCGGGGTCGCTGGTCACGACGGAAGTTCTGCGCCAGATGGCGGCAGACCCGAACGCGGTGGGGGCCGACGAGATCTCGTTCTACCTGGTCGCCGACTCCAGCCGGCAGGAACTGATCAAGGACTCCAAGTACAACCCCAAGTACGACTACACCTATCAGCCGGCGCCCGACACCGTCTACGACACGCACGTCATCACCGGCGAATTCGACGGCCTGGCCGACATGCCGGACCGCTGGTGGAACCTCACCGCGGTGGTCAACGCGATGGCCGGCGCCATCGTCGTGCACATCCCGGTGATGTTCGCTGACCTCGACGACGTCCCGGCGGAGAACATCACGGTCAAGACCAACGCGCTGGGCGGCACCACGACTCACTACCTGGTGCCGACCGAGGAGCTTCCGCTGGTCACGCTGCTGCCGTTCCTCAAGCCGATGGAAGAGAGCCTGCGCGCCTCGGTGGAGCGCGGTTACAAGCGGTATGACGACGTGCCGTCGGCAGCCCGGACGGCGTCGGTGGCCACGGTCGCGGCCGAGCCCGCCGAGGACACCACAGTGTCGGAGCCGGTGAAGGCTGTCGAGGCGGCGGTCGAGGAGTCCGCCGACACGGAAGACACCGCGCCGGTCGACGTGGCTGACACCGTCGAGGTGGTCGAGACCGATGCGGACGACACCGAGAAGGTCACCGAGCTCAGCGACGAGATCGAGGTAGCCAAGGACGACGACGAGGCCGTCGAGGAGACCGTCGCGGAGGCCGCCGAGGAGGAGGCCGCCGAGGAGGAGGCACTCGAGGAGGCGCTGGCCGACGACGCGGCTGAAGCTGAGAGCGCCAAGGAGGAGGACGCGGCTGAGGACGCGACAGCGTCCGACGACAGCGACGCCGCGGCCGACGACAGCGACACCGGGGCCGACAGTGACACCGGCGACGATTCGTCGTCGGATGATTCCGGATCGGCGTCGTCCGGCTCCGACGAGTAG
- a CDS encoding SDR family NAD(P)-dependent oxidoreductase has translation MSSWYGKVAFVTGGGSGIGAALSAKLVDAGAQVWIADRQFDHAKTLAQRLDASGARAHAVELDVRDPAAVRRAIDAVVDAAGRLDYLFNNAGIGIGGEVDTLTLDDWSDIIDVNLRGVIHGVDAAYPIMIKQGSGHIVNTASMAGLITTSAQAAYSSTKHAVVALSKTLRVEGKTHGVRVSVLCPGVVRTPILTGGEYGHNRSISRENQQKLGEALRPMDPDEFADQALRAVMRNQAIIVVPRWWKALWYLERMSPALSMRAAATALKRTRQVQSAASPR, from the coding sequence ATGTCCAGCTGGTACGGCAAGGTCGCCTTCGTCACCGGAGGCGGATCGGGAATCGGTGCCGCCCTGTCAGCGAAGCTGGTCGACGCGGGCGCCCAGGTGTGGATCGCGGACCGCCAGTTCGACCACGCGAAGACGCTGGCACAGCGACTGGACGCCTCCGGCGCGCGGGCCCACGCCGTGGAACTCGACGTCCGCGATCCCGCGGCCGTCCGCCGCGCCATCGACGCGGTGGTCGATGCTGCGGGGCGCCTCGACTATCTGTTCAACAACGCCGGAATCGGCATCGGCGGTGAGGTCGACACCCTCACCCTGGACGACTGGTCCGACATCATCGACGTGAACCTGCGCGGGGTGATCCACGGCGTCGATGCCGCCTACCCGATCATGATCAAGCAGGGCAGCGGCCACATCGTCAACACCGCGTCGATGGCCGGGCTGATCACCACGTCGGCACAGGCCGCCTATTCGTCGACCAAGCATGCGGTCGTCGCGTTGTCGAAGACCCTGCGCGTGGAGGGCAAGACCCATGGCGTGCGGGTGTCGGTGCTGTGCCCGGGAGTGGTGCGCACGCCTATCCTTACCGGCGGCGAATACGGACACAACCGGAGCATCAGTCGCGAGAACCAGCAGAAGCTGGGGGAGGCGTTGCGCCCGATGGACCCCGACGAGTTCGCCGACCAGGCGCTGCGCGCGGTGATGCGCAATCAGGCCATCATCGTCGTGCCGCGGTGGTGGAAAGCACTGTGGTACCTCGAGCGGATGTCGCCGGCGCTGTCGATGCGCGCGGCAGCCACCGCGCTGAAGCGCACCCGCCAGGTGCAGTCAGCCGCGTCGCCCCGGTAG
- a CDS encoding alkane 1-monooxygenase yields MRSHNDLESPTGQQSVVVPDWRDRKRYVWLLGLVVPTLVPMSWAAVAVTGLGVFWWSGPLLMFVGIPLLDYLVGKDAENPPESALAWLEQDRFYRWATYLYLPAQYLSLVLACWLWSGGGGVSLGVADGIGLMLTVGGIAGVAINTAHELGHQRAGAERWLSKIALAQTGYGHFYVEHNRGHHARVATPQDPASSRLGESVYAFFFRSSFGGLRSAWALERRRLHRRHARTWSLKNDVLNAWTLTAALYAVLLAVFGVHILPWLLGQAFVGVCLLESINYLEHYGLRRARRGDGAYEQVRPAHSWNSNSVISNVFLFHLQRHSDHHANPQRRYQALCHADEAPQLPAGYASMVVLALFPPLWRRTMDPRVLAHYGGDVSLAALKPGRAGALPGRRG; encoded by the coding sequence ATGCGGTCTCACAACGACCTCGAGTCGCCCACCGGTCAGCAATCGGTGGTCGTGCCGGACTGGCGCGATCGTAAGCGCTATGTCTGGTTGCTGGGCCTCGTCGTTCCGACGCTGGTGCCGATGTCGTGGGCAGCCGTCGCGGTCACCGGCCTCGGAGTGTTCTGGTGGTCGGGTCCGCTGCTCATGTTCGTCGGTATTCCGCTGCTGGACTACCTCGTCGGCAAGGATGCCGAGAACCCACCGGAGAGTGCCCTGGCGTGGCTCGAGCAGGATCGCTTCTACCGGTGGGCCACCTATCTCTATCTGCCCGCCCAGTATCTGTCCCTGGTGCTGGCCTGCTGGTTGTGGAGCGGCGGTGGCGGGGTGAGCCTGGGGGTGGCGGACGGGATCGGTCTGATGTTGACGGTCGGCGGCATCGCGGGGGTGGCCATCAACACCGCGCACGAACTGGGACATCAGCGGGCCGGGGCCGAGCGGTGGCTCAGCAAGATCGCGCTGGCCCAGACCGGGTACGGGCACTTCTACGTCGAGCACAACCGGGGCCACCACGCCCGTGTCGCCACTCCGCAGGACCCCGCCAGCTCCCGGTTGGGCGAGAGTGTCTACGCGTTTTTCTTCCGTTCTTCCTTCGGCGGTCTGCGCTCGGCATGGGCGCTGGAGCGGCGCCGGCTCCACCGCCGTCACGCGCGGACCTGGTCGCTGAAGAACGACGTCCTCAACGCCTGGACCCTGACGGCGGCGCTCTATGCCGTGCTGTTGGCCGTGTTCGGCGTCCACATCCTGCCGTGGCTGCTCGGTCAGGCCTTCGTCGGTGTGTGCCTGCTGGAGAGCATCAACTACCTCGAGCATTACGGCCTGCGCCGGGCCCGCCGGGGCGACGGCGCCTACGAGCAGGTTCGACCCGCGCACAGCTGGAACAGCAACTCGGTGATCTCCAACGTGTTCCTGTTCCACCTCCAGCGCCACTCCGACCACCACGCCAACCCACAGCGCCGCTACCAGGCGTTGTGCCACGCCGACGAGGCGCCACAGCTACCCGCCGGCTACGCCAGCATGGTCGTGTTGGCGTTGTTCCCGCCGCTGTGGCGCCGGACGATGGATCCCCGCGTGCTGGCCCACTATGGCGGCGACGTCAGCCTCGCCGCGCTGAAGCCGGGACGAGCTGGCGCTCTACCGGGGCGACGCGGCTGA
- a CDS encoding vWA domain-containing protein has product MGRHSLPDPDDPDESGRQPEEPPTERFGFGADPATGPGSADDESRRYSDDEPGGDVDEYGYPASSSAQEPPLPPPPRSGPQHTGDWDGGEWTGSHRAVTPARRGVSIGVIVALVSVVVVVGAVILWRFFGDALSSRSDVAAARCVEGEVSVAVVADPAIADPVSTLAQRFNETAAPVGDRCVNVSVQPADSGQVLNGLTGEWPDDLGGRPALWIPASSVSADRLEAAAGAETISDSRPLVSSPVVLAVPPALQEALGEQNWGTLPGLQVDPAGLDKLGLLGWGGLRLVLPLDQDSDASYLAAEAVATAAAPPDAPATAGLGAVSTLMGAEPDVADAAAGTAFDAMLNAADPSTAPVHAVVTTEQRLFQRAAEMPDAGSALASWLPPGPTAIADFPTVLLDGDWLAQEQVAGASEFARFLRKPEQSADFAAAGFRVDGAEPPASDVVDFGPLGAPLNVGDPALRASIADTLASPAQSPAVTVMLDQSMPTDEGGRPRLTNVVDALTARLQALPPDSSVGLWTFDGVAGRSEVNAGPLSEPVDGQPRSEALTAALGAQTASNGGAVSFTTLRLAYTDAYTDYREGQPNSVLVITAGPHTDQTLGGQGLQQYISGAFDPARPVAVNVIDFGDDSDRATWEAVADTTGGSYLNLPTSDTPELAAAISAMTS; this is encoded by the coding sequence ATGGGCAGACATAGCCTTCCCGACCCGGACGATCCGGACGAGTCGGGACGCCAACCCGAAGAGCCGCCGACCGAGCGGTTCGGTTTCGGAGCCGATCCGGCCACGGGTCCCGGTTCCGCCGACGACGAGTCGCGGCGTTACTCCGACGACGAACCGGGTGGCGACGTCGACGAGTACGGGTATCCCGCGTCGTCCTCGGCGCAGGAGCCACCGCTGCCCCCGCCACCGCGTTCGGGCCCCCAGCACACCGGCGACTGGGACGGTGGTGAGTGGACCGGAAGCCATCGCGCCGTCACCCCGGCCCGGCGCGGCGTCAGCATCGGCGTCATCGTTGCGCTGGTCAGTGTCGTCGTCGTGGTCGGCGCGGTCATCCTGTGGCGCTTCTTCGGTGACGCGCTGTCGAGCCGGTCGGATGTGGCCGCCGCACGTTGCGTGGAGGGCGAGGTGTCGGTCGCGGTCGTCGCCGATCCCGCCATCGCCGATCCGGTCAGCACATTAGCGCAGCGCTTCAACGAAACCGCCGCCCCCGTCGGCGACCGCTGCGTGAACGTGAGCGTGCAGCCCGCTGACTCCGGTCAGGTGTTGAACGGACTGACCGGCGAGTGGCCGGACGACCTGGGTGGGCGACCCGCGCTGTGGATCCCGGCGAGTTCGGTGTCGGCGGACCGGTTGGAGGCCGCCGCGGGTGCGGAGACCATCAGTGACAGCCGTCCGCTGGTGAGCTCGCCGGTGGTGTTGGCGGTGCCTCCCGCCTTGCAGGAGGCGCTGGGTGAGCAGAACTGGGGCACCCTGCCCGGGCTGCAGGTCGACCCCGCAGGCCTCGACAAGCTCGGGCTGTTGGGCTGGGGCGGGCTGCGCCTGGTGCTGCCCCTCGACCAGGACAGCGACGCGTCGTATCTGGCCGCCGAGGCGGTTGCGACCGCGGCGGCACCGCCGGACGCCCCCGCCACCGCGGGATTGGGAGCGGTCAGCACGCTGATGGGCGCAGAACCGGACGTGGCCGACGCTGCGGCCGGCACGGCGTTCGACGCCATGCTGAATGCCGCCGACCCGTCCACCGCTCCGGTGCACGCCGTCGTCACCACCGAACAACGCCTGTTCCAGCGCGCCGCGGAGATGCCCGACGCGGGCTCGGCGCTGGCGTCCTGGTTGCCGCCGGGTCCCACCGCGATCGCGGACTTCCCGACCGTCCTTCTCGACGGTGACTGGTTGGCCCAGGAACAGGTCGCCGGCGCCAGCGAGTTCGCGCGATTCCTGCGCAAGCCCGAGCAGTCCGCCGACTTCGCGGCCGCCGGATTCCGCGTCGACGGTGCCGAACCGCCGGCCAGCGACGTGGTCGACTTCGGTCCCCTCGGAGCCCCGCTGAATGTCGGGGACCCTGCATTGCGCGCCAGCATCGCCGACACGCTGGCCAGCCCGGCGCAGAGCCCGGCGGTCACGGTCATGCTCGACCAGTCGATGCCCACCGACGAGGGCGGCCGGCCGCGGCTGACCAACGTCGTCGACGCGCTCACCGCACGTCTGCAGGCGTTGCCGCCCGACTCCTCGGTCGGGTTGTGGACGTTCGACGGTGTCGCAGGGCGATCGGAGGTCAACGCAGGCCCGCTGTCCGAGCCGGTGGACGGGCAGCCGCGTTCGGAGGCGCTGACCGCCGCGCTGGGTGCCCAGACGGCATCCAACGGCGGGGCGGTGTCGTTCACCACGCTGCGTCTGGCGTATACCGACGCCTACACCGATTACCGTGAGGGACAGCCGAACTCGGTGCTCGTGATCACGGCCGGGCCGCACACCGACCAGACACTGGGCGGACAGGGGCTGCAGCAGTACATCAGCGGGGCGTTCGATCCGGCACGACCGGTCGCGGTGAACGTCATCGACTTCGGCGACGATTCCGATCGCGCGACATGGGAAGCCGTGGCCGACACGACCGGCGGAAGCTACCTGAACCTTCCCACGTCGGACACGCCCGAGCTGGCCGCGGCGATCTCCGCCATGACGTCCTGA